Part of the Granulicella cerasi genome is shown below.
CATGCGCACATCGACCATATCGCCAGCGCGCAGTCGCTCAAGCAGATCACCGGCGCACCGATCTTCTACAACAAGCAGGACCTTCCGCTGGTCGCCTTGATGTCCGCGCAAGCGAAGTGGCTGGGCATCGCGGAGCCGACGGTGCTGCCACCCGATCACTCCCCTCTGCACCAGGAGACGATCTCGATCAACGGCATCGACGCGACCGTGCTTCACACCCCCGGCCATACAGAAGGAAGCCTCTGCCTGCTCATCCCGGCGGAAAATCTGCTCATCGCGGGCGATACGCTTTTTGCGGGAAGCATCGGACGCACAGACCTCCCCGGTGGCAGCGCTCCGGTCCTGCTCGAAAGCATCCGCGAGCAGCTACTCCCCTTGCCCGGCGAGACGGTCGTAGTGCCCGGCCACGGTGCGGAGACGACGATCGAACAGGAAGGCCGCACGAATCCCTTCCTCGTGACGGACCCGACGAACCGGTTCGGCATCCTTCCTTAGCGCGGAAACGAGTGAAGCGGTAATTGCGCGAGGCCCCGTTGCCACTCCGCCTCGGGTGTCAGCAGGCTGAGCACGACTCGCGCCGTTCCCATGCCGTAGAAATCACCCGGCTGTACCAGAACTCCCGCATCCAAAGCCATATCCGCGAACGATGGCTCGCTGGATACAGGCACCTGCAGCACAGCCGTCCAGCCGCCTTCTACCGCGAGCACGTTGCAATGCGTTCCACGGAGGCAG
Proteins encoded:
- a CDS encoding MBL fold metallo-hydrolase, translated to MIRETFPVGLLGCNCTILGDETSREAIVIDPGSEVPRIVALLKKHELTVKRIVITHAHIDHIASAQSLKQITGAPIFYNKQDLPLVALMSAQAKWLGIAEPTVLPPDHSPLHQETISINGIDATVLHTPGHTEGSLCLLIPAENLLIAGDTLFAGSIGRTDLPGGSAPVLLESIREQLLPLPGETVVVPGHGAETTIEQEGRTNPFLVTDPTNRFGILP